In the genome of Bradysia coprophila strain Holo2 unplaced genomic scaffold, BU_Bcop_v1 contig_232, whole genome shotgun sequence, one region contains:
- the LOC119076079 gene encoding malonyl CoA-acyl carrier protein transacylase-like isoform X2 has product MTADSSAGKVFDYAEFLPKTRFIDANTVGYESVKNETKVKLFSLSAPSSSLLAEKIATYSKNPLTEAANDLSDTSNVFRHAVLYSDENNLMDALSTSPKTFDAIKAPPPKLCFIVTCQGTQYMGMGKNVYEWSPVFRYHFDECDAIIKGISGISVKELMHSDQDNWIESPLEALPYTLSLQYALSRLYESWGIKPDFVLGLSFGEYGAAIISGMISLEDGIKMIMNRAKLVIDNIEEEAFGVVEINASKFETAMEQLKKEDGMEDAWLEIAGCNSPLQTCVVGHRKTVHKFVEICKGTGVRCMLMDPYHPYHSRLCAPVIPQFEKITSQVQYNKATNGKFISTVRNGRVLETLDKDYYLEHLQGPALFMNAIATVVKDEGVTHFLEVGPHPINIQMVKDILQNEYPELGTNFEFYSSLLRKGRDRTTLLNTLGRLYTAGCGVNWDNINKLMD; this is encoded by the exons ATGACTGCCGATTCATCAG CGGGCAAAGTGTTCGACTACGCAGAATTTTTGCCAAAGACAAGGTTCATCGATGCAAACACCGTCGGCTACGAAAGTGttaaaaatgaaaccaaaGTCAAATTGTTCAGCTTGTCAGCACCGTCTTCATCCTTGCTAGCTGAAAAAATAGCCACGTATTCGAAAAACCCATTGACCGAAGCAGCAAATGATCTGAGCGACACATCCAATGTATTCAGGCATGCAGTTCTCTATTCTGATGAGAACAATCTGATGGATGCGTTATCAACAAGCCCAAAAACCTTTGACGCAATCAAGGCACCACCACCGAAGCTTTGTTTTATCGTTACATGTCAAGGAACACAGTATATGGGAATGGGAAAAAATGTGTACGAATGGTCGCCAGTATTTCGGTACCACTTCGACGAGTGTGACGCTATAATAAAGGGAATCTCTGGGATCAGCGTCAAGGAATTGATGCATTCGGATCAAGACAACTGGATCGAAAGCCCATTGGAGGCTCTGCCTTACACTTTGTCTTTGCAGTACGCTCTCTCTCGATTATATGAGTCGTGGGGCATTAAACCAGATTTTGTGTTAGGATTGAGTTTCGGCGAATATGGGGCTGCAATTATAAGTGGAATGATTTCGCTGGAAGATGGAATCAAAATGATAATGAATAGGGCCAAGCTGGTCATCGATAATATCGAGGAGGAGGCATTCGGAGTGGTTGAAATAAATGCCAGTAAATTTGAAACGGCGATGGAACAACTGAAGAAAGAAGATGGTATGGAAGATGCGTGGCTGGAAATAGCAGGTTGCAACTCACCACTTCAAACTTGCGTTGTTGGCCATCGGAAAACTGTTCATAAATTTGTGG AAATTTGCAAAGGGACTGGTGTCAGATGCATGCTGATGGATCCATACCATCCGTACCATTCTCGATTATGTGCCCCTGTCATTCCACAATTCGAAAAAATCACTTCACAAGTCCAGTACAATAAAGCCACCAATGGAAAGTTCATTTCTACCGTGAGAAATGGCAGAGTGTTGGAAACTTTGGATAAGGATTACTACTTGGAACACTTGCAAGGGCCTGCTCTGTTCATGAATGCTATAGCGACTGTGGTTAAAGATGAGGGAGTTACTCACTTTTTAGAAGTTGGACCGCACCCAATCAACATTCAGATGGTGAAAGACATTCTGCAGAATGAATATCCGGAGTTGGGCACCAACTTTGAATTCTATTCGTCATTATTAAGAAAGGGTAGGGATAGGACAACGTTGTTGAATACGTTGGGAAGATTATATACGGCCGGATGTGGTGTAAATTGGGACAATATCAATAAATTGATGGATTAG
- the LOC119076079 gene encoding malonyl CoA-acyl carrier protein transacylase-like isoform X1 codes for MTADSSGKSAGKVFDYAEFLPKTRFIDANTVGYESVKNETKVKLFSLSAPSSSLLAEKIATYSKNPLTEAANDLSDTSNVFRHAVLYSDENNLMDALSTSPKTFDAIKAPPPKLCFIVTCQGTQYMGMGKNVYEWSPVFRYHFDECDAIIKGISGISVKELMHSDQDNWIESPLEALPYTLSLQYALSRLYESWGIKPDFVLGLSFGEYGAAIISGMISLEDGIKMIMNRAKLVIDNIEEEAFGVVEINASKFETAMEQLKKEDGMEDAWLEIAGCNSPLQTCVVGHRKTVHKFVEICKGTGVRCMLMDPYHPYHSRLCAPVIPQFEKITSQVQYNKATNGKFISTVRNGRVLETLDKDYYLEHLQGPALFMNAIATVVKDEGVTHFLEVGPHPINIQMVKDILQNEYPELGTNFEFYSSLLRKGRDRTTLLNTLGRLYTAGCGVNWDNINKLMD; via the exons ATGACTGCCGATTCATCAGGTAAATCAG CGGGCAAAGTGTTCGACTACGCAGAATTTTTGCCAAAGACAAGGTTCATCGATGCAAACACCGTCGGCTACGAAAGTGttaaaaatgaaaccaaaGTCAAATTGTTCAGCTTGTCAGCACCGTCTTCATCCTTGCTAGCTGAAAAAATAGCCACGTATTCGAAAAACCCATTGACCGAAGCAGCAAATGATCTGAGCGACACATCCAATGTATTCAGGCATGCAGTTCTCTATTCTGATGAGAACAATCTGATGGATGCGTTATCAACAAGCCCAAAAACCTTTGACGCAATCAAGGCACCACCACCGAAGCTTTGTTTTATCGTTACATGTCAAGGAACACAGTATATGGGAATGGGAAAAAATGTGTACGAATGGTCGCCAGTATTTCGGTACCACTTCGACGAGTGTGACGCTATAATAAAGGGAATCTCTGGGATCAGCGTCAAGGAATTGATGCATTCGGATCAAGACAACTGGATCGAAAGCCCATTGGAGGCTCTGCCTTACACTTTGTCTTTGCAGTACGCTCTCTCTCGATTATATGAGTCGTGGGGCATTAAACCAGATTTTGTGTTAGGATTGAGTTTCGGCGAATATGGGGCTGCAATTATAAGTGGAATGATTTCGCTGGAAGATGGAATCAAAATGATAATGAATAGGGCCAAGCTGGTCATCGATAATATCGAGGAGGAGGCATTCGGAGTGGTTGAAATAAATGCCAGTAAATTTGAAACGGCGATGGAACAACTGAAGAAAGAAGATGGTATGGAAGATGCGTGGCTGGAAATAGCAGGTTGCAACTCACCACTTCAAACTTGCGTTGTTGGCCATCGGAAAACTGTTCATAAATTTGTGG AAATTTGCAAAGGGACTGGTGTCAGATGCATGCTGATGGATCCATACCATCCGTACCATTCTCGATTATGTGCCCCTGTCATTCCACAATTCGAAAAAATCACTTCACAAGTCCAGTACAATAAAGCCACCAATGGAAAGTTCATTTCTACCGTGAGAAATGGCAGAGTGTTGGAAACTTTGGATAAGGATTACTACTTGGAACACTTGCAAGGGCCTGCTCTGTTCATGAATGCTATAGCGACTGTGGTTAAAGATGAGGGAGTTACTCACTTTTTAGAAGTTGGACCGCACCCAATCAACATTCAGATGGTGAAAGACATTCTGCAGAATGAATATCCGGAGTTGGGCACCAACTTTGAATTCTATTCGTCATTATTAAGAAAGGGTAGGGATAGGACAACGTTGTTGAATACGTTGGGAAGATTATATACGGCCGGATGTGGTGTAAATTGGGACAATATCAATAAATTGATGGATTAG